The Salinirubellus salinus genome segment TCTTGGCGAGGTGCTGGCGGACGATGGCCATCGCGCGGTCCGCTCGCTTCTGGGACGCTTCGGCCTTGGCCTTGCGGAGGGGGACCGTGACGACCCGCTCCTCGAAGTCGCTGGCGCTCATTCGTCCGTGTCGTTACGCCGCCAGTTCCGGCGCTTGGGGTTCTGCATCGTGTCCCGGTCGGTCTTCAGGATGACCCACGCCGGCACCCGCGAGTTCTGTCGTTCGAGTTTGGCCAGCCGCTTCTTCTTGGCCTTCGACTTCTTACCCATAGTGGGCTCTCCTACCTCCGCGCCGTTTAAATTCTTGTTCCTTTGGGTGGGGAAGGCGGTGCGCCCGTGGCGCACCGAGGCGGAACGGCACGAACTGAGTGAGTGCGGAGCGTGCGCGAGTGTCAGGTGGGCGAACACTCTTTCGAACTTAGCGTAGACTCAAGAGACCGGACAGTCTCGTAGCCGATGTGAACGACACCCCGATCCCCGCCCTCGTCCTCGCGTCCGTCGACATCGGCGTCGGGTGGTTCCTCTACGTCCACCTCGGACCGGTGGGCTACCCGCTGCTGGTGGTCGGCCTGCTGGTCCTGTTCGTGGCCGCGCTGCGGACACTCCGGGACAGTTCCCCCGACGCCGTCGGCCGGCCGAACCGACCCGACCGGAGCTAGACGAGCACCAGCGGCACCATCACGACGACGCCCGCCACCACCCCACCGGCGAGTTCACGGTAGCCGTGCCCCGGCAGCCCCGCGCCGATGTCCAGCGCCTCCGGGATGAACTCCGTGAGCACCAGATACACCATCGCGCCCGCGGCGAACCCGAACCCAACCGGCAGGAACTCACGGGCCACCCGGACGAACGCGAAGGCCAGCACCGCCCCGATGGGTTGTGGCAGCGAGGAGAACACCGCCCACCAGACCATCTTCGCCCGCGAGACCCCCATCGACTGCAACGGGATAGAGATGGCCAGCCCCTCCGGAACGTTGTGGATGGAGATGGCGACGGTCATGAACACCGCGAGCAGGGGGACCGCGAACCCGAGGATGGGGACGCCGCCCTCGAGGTTCAGTTCGGCGAACGACACCCCCACCGCCACGCCCTCGGGGAACGAGTGGACCGTCAGCACGCCCAGCACGAGCAGGAGTTTGCGGAAGTCCGCCTCCTCGTACTGTCGAGGGTTCACCTCGTACCCCTCGATGACGTCGTGGGCGACGACGACCAGCAGCACCCCGGCGAGCAGGCCAACGACGAGCGGCGTCGCCAGCGCCGCCGACCGAGGCAATCCCAGCGCCAGCACCGACCCCCACGGGTCGGCCTCGGCCAGTCCCTCCAGCACGAGGCCGAACAGCGACGCCGAGACCATGATGCCCGAGGCGAGGCCCCAGAGGACGACGTTGACCCGGTCGCTCACGTCGTCGACGAAGAAGAACGGGATGGCCCCCAGACCCGTCGCCAGCGCCGTTATCAGACCGGCGACGAAGACGAAGACGAGGCTCCCCAGCGCGTCCATACCGGAATCTGGACACGGACGGGGATAAACCTATCACTTTCCAGATAGGTTTTGGCGGCCCTAAACCCCTGTCGGCAGGCCGAACCGTTCGACCGTCGAGTAGCGCGGCCCGCCGTCGGTGAGCGTGCTCTCGGTCAACTCCACCGCGTCGACGTGGAACGTGCCCACGTCCGGGTCGTCGGCCTCGACCACCTCGCGCACCGCGTCCTTCGACCGGGCGTCTCCCATGCGGGCCAGCGTGGCGTGGGGCGTGAACGAGTGGTCCTCCGGC includes the following:
- a CDS encoding 50S ribosomal protein L39e, whose amino-acid sequence is MGKKSKAKKKRLAKLERQNSRVPAWVILKTDRDTMQNPKRRNWRRNDTDE
- a CDS encoding ZIP family metal transporter, which produces MDALGSLVFVFVAGLITALATGLGAIPFFFVDDVSDRVNVVLWGLASGIMVSASLFGLVLEGLAEADPWGSVLALGLPRSAALATPLVVGLLAGVLLVVVAHDVIEGYEVNPRQYEEADFRKLLLVLGVLTVHSFPEGVAVGVSFAELNLEGGVPILGFAVPLLAVFMTVAISIHNVPEGLAISIPLQSMGVSRAKMVWWAVFSSLPQPIGAVLAFAFVRVAREFLPVGFGFAAGAMVYLVLTEFIPEALDIGAGLPGHGYRELAGGVVAGVVVMVPLVLV